The nucleotide sequence GCTGGGGCGGCTTTGGTGACGGCGGCCTTCAAGAACAAGCAGGTTGAGATAGGGTTGGCCGGCGAGGACATGTATGACACGGTCATCGCTAACCAGATGCCATGGGTGATGCGCAAGTTCGGGGCGGGCAACACCAAGGCAGACTACTACTATAGTGCCACAGACAAGCGAACAGCCCTCAGGGATGACTGGTGCAAGGCTGGCACCGTCAACTATGATGAGTGGCCGATCGCAAGCAGCAACATGATAGGCGTCGGAGGACCCATAGCCAACCTGCTGGCCTACTATGGGAACGACTTCATGCAGGCCCTCTTCGGCCTGGGCGAGTTCACAACCCACACGCCATGGAAGAACAAAATCGTCCCATTGACATGCTGGGACATGACCAAGACAAGTAGCTATGCCTCAAGTAACACTGTTGGCTACGCGGTCATATCCACCTACAAGGACATAAACGGGACGGTCCTGTTCCTCATATGGGGCCACTGGGGTAGGGACACCTACTACGTGACCAAATGGTTCCACGAGGAAGGCATATACCAGCTACAGGAGGCTCCTAAGGGCCTAACAGGCATAATAGTTAAGATAACCTACGAGAGCACAGATGAGGGCTACAAGCCAACAGGCTACAGCATAGTCGAATGCCTCGGCACCATAAGCGAAACCCTCTGGGTTCACAATAACGAGATAAAAGGCGGAATACACGACCCATAAATCCACTCCTTTTTTTATTTAAAAAACCTAAATTAATTTGTCTTAATATAAAATTATATCTATATATTTAACGATTTTAACCTATAAAATAGTATCCTTGTTTAGCGGATTCATTAAAATAAACCATTGAACATAAATAATAACTTAAGATGTTATGTTAGATGATCTATTTTGTGTTATATTCTCCCTTCATAGAGCCCTTTCACGATCCTCCGTATCCTTGACTCGAACCTGGAAGGGGTGAAGTCCCTAGACCTAGATCGAGCCCTAAAAGAGATCTCCCTCCACATCCCCTCGTCCTCAAGAATCCCTTTGATCCTCTTCGAGGCCTCCTCTGGGCTGCTGTAGCAGAAGCCGTAGAATCCCATCCTCATCTCTAGGATGTCGCTCCAAGGGCCTCCCAATCTCGGGACGACTGGTACGCAGCCTGATGCCATGGCCTCGACGACCGAGATCCCGAAGGCCTCCAATGGCTGGGTGTGGAGGTAGACCTTGGCCTTCGAGAGGGTTGCCCTGATCTTCTCTAAGGGCTGGTTAACTAGGAGCCTCACCCGGCCCTCCAACCCCATATCTCCTATGGTTCTCCTTAGGGCCGCCATTGAACCCTTTGAAGCCTGGTCTGCGAGGCCGAAGATAACGAACTCTCCACCACCAACCATCTTGGCCACCTTTGGAACAAGCTCTAGATGCTTCCCCCTCCTCAGGCGGGAGACCGTCACTACAAGGTCCTCCCTATCCTCCATCGATTCCTGGCGGAACCTGTCGATGTCTACAGGGGGATAAACTACTAGGGATCCACACCCAACCCATTTTCTTAATAGAATGTGCATAAACTTGGAGTTTGTCAAGATCAGACCTCTCCCGAAGAGCCTCTCCAAACCTTTGAGGTTGAGGTCATAGAGCCTTGAGGCTATACGTTTGTATACTGGGTTTAAAGCAGGATAGAGATGGTAGAGCCTCGCTGGGACGGCGTTGATATAGGAGATGTCAGCAAGGGCTCCGAGGTCCCCATACGTGTTGAGGATCAAGTCGTGGGCCGCTTCGGCTCTTAAGTTCAGGAGTAAGCATGGGAATAGGGCTGAGGTATAGAACTCTAGGGAGTGCTCCCCCCTGATCGGCAGCCGCTCAAAGAGCCAGGCCTCCTCATGAGGCCTTGTAAGGCTTCCAAGCCTCTCCTCTAAGAACCTCCAGTCAACCCGGTCCAATGTGTAGAGACTGACTCTAAACCCCCCGCTGACCAAGGCCTTTATGACTCCGAGACAGACCCTCTCAGCCCCCCCGCCCCTATTCAGGTATGGATGGACGACCGCTACCGACAACCCAACTGGATCAGAATCTCTCCACATCTTTAATCTCATCGACGATGCTTATCACGAGGAAGCTCCAGTAGCAAAGGTGACCGGGGCTAGGCGAGAAGGTAGAGATGATCGGTG is from Candidatus Bathyarchaeota archaeon and encodes:
- a CDS encoding glycosyltransferase, with translation MWRDSDPVGLSVAVVHPYLNRGGGAERVCLGVIKALVSGGFRVSLYTLDRVDWRFLEERLGSLTRPHEEAWLFERLPIRGEHSLEFYTSALFPCLLLNLRAEAAHDLILNTYGDLGALADISYINAVPARLYHLYPALNPVYKRIASRLYDLNLKGLERLFGRGLILTNSKFMHILLRKWVGCGSLVVYPPVDIDRFRQESMEDREDLVVTVSRLRRGKHLELVPKVAKMVGGGEFVIFGLADQASKGSMAALRRTIGDMGLEGRVRLLVNQPLEKIRATLSKAKVYLHTQPLEAFGISVVEAMASGCVPVVPRLGGPWSDILEMRMGFYGFCYSSPEEASKRIKGILEDEGMWREISFRARSRSRDFTPSRFESRIRRIVKGLYEGRI